In Nodosilinea sp. E11, the following are encoded in one genomic region:
- a CDS encoding DUF3368 domain-containing protein has product MKAIINATPLIALSLTDHLQLLNQLFVEVYVPKSVYEEVVIQGRQRPGSDAVRKADWLVIQQPVLTSPIPVALMGLDIGEQDVILLGQELKADWLIIDERLGRKIAQAMGFQVKGTLGLLLLACQVGLLTRQEAAQIVDRLSRSSIRLSPRLLAWFKQQLD; this is encoded by the coding sequence ATGAAGGCCATTATCAATGCTACGCCCCTAATTGCCCTATCGCTAACAGATCACCTTCAGCTACTCAACCAGCTTTTTGTCGAGGTTTACGTCCCTAAGTCGGTTTACGAGGAAGTTGTGATCCAAGGTCGGCAGCGCCCCGGCAGCGACGCTGTTCGCAAGGCTGATTGGCTGGTCATTCAGCAGCCTGTCCTCACGTCTCCCATCCCTGTAGCCTTGATGGGTCTGGATATCGGCGAGCAGGATGTGATTTTGCTGGGGCAAGAGCTGAAGGCCGATTGGCTCATTATCGACGAGCGCCTGGGGCGAAAAATTGCCCAGGCTATGGGCTTTCAGGTGAAAGGAACGCTGGGGCTACTCTTGTTGGCCTGCCAGGTTGGGCTGCTGACTAGGCAAGAGGCCGCGCAAATTGTAGACAGGTTAAGCCGTAGCTCTATTCGCCTTAGCCCTCGCTTACTGGCCTGGTTTAAGCAGCAACTCGATTAA